From a single Apium graveolens cultivar Ventura chromosome 2, ASM990537v1, whole genome shotgun sequence genomic region:
- the LOC141700826 gene encoding uncharacterized protein LOC141700826 translates to MDSLAFEMGVENFLIYAEENSEDRNKIPCPCGRCVNFKKFSIKTIRGHIYDNGFCLGYVHWVWHGETASTGPKSSSASCPPEEQAPDPPPEQASDEASEQDQEHVAASETVDVCEAAYNSSQYDNDSYQFRRFVADAEQPLYEVSDCTKLESMLKLHNWKSRFGITDSAFTDLLSSVGSLLPKDNVLPSNAYEVKKNLSNLGLEYIKFHSCPNDCVLYRGVHADATKCPKCRLSRWKLTKKGEERINLPAKVMWYFPIIPRFKRMFKSPSTTKLMCWHAQQRTQDGKMRHPANSPSWKNIDYRWSSFGSEPRNLRLALSADGINPQNNGLSNRYSCWPVILVTYNLPPWLCMKRKFMMLSILVPGPHEPDNNIDIYLQPMIDNLKKL, encoded by the coding sequence ATGGATTCTTTAGCATTTGAAATGGGGGTGGAAAACTTCTTGATATATGCTGAAGAAAATTCTGAAGATCGTAACAAAATTCCTTGCCCTTGTGGACGATGCgtcaattttaaaaaattctctaTAAAAACAATCAGGGGCCATATCTATGACAATGGCTTTTGTCTAGGTTATGTGCATTGGGTTTGGCACGGGGAGACTGCTTCTACGGGTCCTAAATCTTCAAGTGCTAGTTGTCCACCTGAAGAGCAAGCTCCAGACCCACCTCCTGAGCAAGCCTCTGATGAAGCGTCAGAGCAAGATCAGGAGCATGTCGCTGCTTCGGAAACTGTTGATGTTTGTGAAGCGGCATATAACTCGAGTCAATATGATAATGATTCATATCAGTTTAGGAGGTTCGTAGCCGATGCTGAGCAACCTCTATATGAGGTTAGTGACTGTACTAAGTTAGAGTCAATGTTGAAGTTGCATAACTGGAAATCTAGGTTTGGTATTACCGATAGTGCCTTCACTGACCTCCTTTCTTCTGTTGGGTCTCTACTTCCCAAAGATAATGTGTTACCTAGTAATGCATATGAAGTAAAAAAAAACCTCTCCAATTTAGGTCTAGAGTATATAAAGTTCCATTCATGTCCGAATGACTGTGTACTGTACAGGGGTGTACATGCTGATGCAACCAAGTGTCCTAAGTGTCGACTTTCTCGGTGGAAGTTGACAAAGAAAGGTGAAGAGAGGATTAATCTTCCAGCCAAAGTCATGTGGTATTTTCCAATAATTCCTAGATTTAAACGTATGTTTAAATCTCCTTCCACCACTAAACTAATGTGTTGGCATGCGCAACAGCGGACACAAGATGGTAAAATGCGACATCCAGCCAACTCTCCATCTTGGAAAAATATAGATTATAGGTGGTCGTCCTTTGGTAGTGAACCGAGAAACCTTCGCTTGGCTTTATCGGCGGATGGTATAAACCCGCAGAATAATGGCCTATCTAATAGATATAGTTGCTGGCCAGTCATATTGGTGACTTACAATCTTCCTCCCTGGTTATGTATGAAAAGAAAATTTATGATGTTGTCGATATTGGTCCCTGGCCCGCATGAGCCTGATAATAACATCGACATCTACTTACAACCGATGATTGATAATTTAAAAAAGCTTTAG